GCGGCTCGAGGCGCTGTACCCCTCTCGCTTCTCCATGGCCGCCAGAGGCACGCTGCAGCCCCTCCTAGGCAATGACACATACGCAGAAGGGGAGGCCGACaaggcggaagaggaggcggtggtcAGCACAGACGACGGCGTGGGTCGCAGGGCAGCGCActccgcagctgccgtgccATTTTTGGTCCCCTTCACCCCTGCTCAGTACACCGCCGACATGGAGGACCTCGTGCGTGCCCAAGTGGAGGTGGTGATCGACGAGTATCTAGCCTACCGCACCCGTATGGACCCAGTGCTTTACCAGCTAgagcagtcgcagcagctggcgaaggcgaagaaaGTCGATCAGCTCATGGACGCCATCGGCATTGCTGGTGCGGAGACCGGCACAGAGGTGCTACCGATCGGCGGCGCGGCCACCGTGCTGCAAGATGAGCGCGCTGGTGTGTCGGTCAAGACGCTGCAGCATATGATGGATATCTCGtccgacgacgaggatgacgatCAGGCCGAGGCAGGCGTAGCGATGggcagcgatgccgccgaCGTGGACCGCCACGACAGAGAGCAGATTCAGACGGCGCTAACAGCGCTAGACGACTTCGAAGACGCTTAAAGCAGGATCTgctttgcgtgtgtgtatgtgagcGTGGAGCACGGAGCAacacggaaaaaaaaagcaagcGCAAAGGAAAAGTCAACAAGGCGTCACAGAGTGACAGCGAAGCGGAGAGGTGCCGCGAAAATCTACGTGGTTGGGCTTCAGCTGcgctccccccaccccaccttTTCACAGCTGGATGTGGCGAGCCGACGTGCAGACGTTGATGCACATCGATGCATTTAGTCTTGCCCGCGCATGGGAACGTGGGATCGGCGAGGTATGTTTGATTGCATCTCCGTggcccaccccacccctttcTGGCCCTCGGCTGTCTCCACCACGTAAGAAGGGGTGCGTCActcccgccgctgcaccaccgcctaTTCTCCCCGTTGTCATTGCGATCATTTGCCTGCGACTTTGAGGTGGTGGTCgggacacacgcacacactcataCGGAGACAGTCGCGCGTCCAAGTGGAGgcgccgcgcccccgactTTTGTGTTTTTCCTTGCTGGCTCCTACACACGGCTCTCTCATCCTCCACACCGGTCTGCTCGTGCTGTGGCATTCAAGAGGACATATACACGTTGTTGATCAATCATGATCCCGCGGAATGTGCCGTACGAGCATAGCCCGCCGCCTCGCGACAACATCGTGACGGTCGTCATGCCTGGCGTCATCTCCTGTCGCTCCATGCTCTCTCGCTACACTGGTGGAGATCCGCTGACGGTGCTGTGCAACTGGTCTGATGTAAACCCCACAGACCCGCTGTACATCGCAGATGTGGGTAAGAATCGTTTCACCGGGATTCCGCTTGCTCGGCGACTTCGGTACGCCTTGCTACAGTGGTGGCGAGTTGTCATGAGCGGGAAGAGTAACCGGCCAGACAgtgacgacgaagacgaccTTGcagaggcgcggcagcagacaTCGCCGGACTTGGCGCttgccggcggcagcgatcgACGACAGCGTACGCGTGGCGACGAAGAGAggaacgccgccgccacggtgcAGGCGGCAGAGCTCGGCCTCATAGATCCCCCAGTGCTGTACAGAGCAAGGTGCCGCATTGCTCCGCGGCTGCTACACGGGGTTCTTGTCTCACCCGAGGTGGCAGAGGTGCGGCACCGTGGGTGGTACCGTACTCTTAATCCCCTGCATTGGGGCCTCGTGGTGAAGGAGCTCCTTGCGTGCTGGTGGTTCAGCGTGCGGCCTTTTCACTGGTGCTACTCGGAGCCAGGCAGGACGAACATAGCGGGTATGCGAGACCAGGCAGCCTTCACGCGTGaagtgcggcgtggcgtgcGTCATATAAAGGtcgcaacggcagcggaaACGCATGGTGACCAGGCAGGCGTTGAGGCACGGGAGAACACCTCAATGAGAAGCAACAAGAAGCACCTGGTCCTCTTTGGTCTCAGCCGTGGTGCCACGACGTGCTTCTACTCGGCCATGAAACTGTCGCCAGAGGAGGCCAAGCATGTGTCTCTTGTACTTGTCGAGGCGCCGTTCGACACACTGGATCATGTGATCGATGCATCGTGTTGGATTCCGCGGCTCATGCGGTGGTTTGTGCGGTCGTTCGCCGACTGGCGCGGCACCCGCGAGGAGAAGCTGGCCTACGACTTTGACCCAAAGGAAGTGCACTTGCGCTGCCCCATCGCCTTCGTGATGTCTGTCAAGGACAAGCGTGTGCCCAACGAGTGCACACAGGCGCTGATTGACCGTGTGCGACGAGAGCTCGTCCCGCACGTCATACCCGCGGTAGAAGTGCTGGTGCTGCAACATAGTGGGCATGGCACTATGGCAGTCGGCAACAAGGAAGATCAGGGCGCGTACGTTGCGTTTGTGGAGCGACTCTACGACACATATTGCTCTTCGTGACACGCTTGACACAGCTTCAAGGGTGAGGGCACGATGAGAAGAGAAGATGGCTAGCAGAAGAGAGAGTTGCGAGGTGCTTCGGgtcgctctcgctgcttCCATCGCCCCTAATATCTCTCCCTGATGGCGGTGGGGCGCACCTCCGTGTGTAGTATTAGAGCCTCCAGTGTCACCACTCCGTGTggggaagccgagcagcccctctcttcccttttttACCTGCCAAATGCTGAACCACTTCCGGTCATGAAAGTGCCAAGCACCTATGACATCgggggaggtcagagcgatgcatctctgccgatgtcggcggtgaggccCTGGATAGCTTGGAGCCAGAGCGACCCGTGAACGTGAGCACACCTGTTTCATCCCTGTGATAAGCAGATTATCGGCGCGACTCGAACATatctctcccctccacccccccccctcggGCCCCTCTGACACTGCCGACTGGTGTGGTGGGGAACGTGTGTGCCGCCCCGAAAAGGATGCAGCATGTAGCGACCGGCACAATGGTGGAGACTGTAAGGAGGCAGGTGGATAGTGCTTAAagcagaggccgtgctcggATATCCGGGTCGGCTCATGGCTGTAGAGCGTGCGTGGCTTTGGCATGCGCCGCACCACGCTCgtgggggcctgtggcagagTCAGGGGGTGTTACAGTGGCGTTCAACTCATTATGGCTGAGAATGGGCATGAAGAACATATGTTCTCTATTTTTATCGCTGTGTCCCCAAGTAGCTTGATGATGTGCTTGCAGCTGCCACACtaacatatatatatatatatatatataggcaTCCATATTGGAATATGCGGCCTACACCTCACATGCGGACACAAGCAACGGTGTATTCTCACTTCCCTCCTTCGGGTTTCTCCTCCCTTTCACCTCGCGCCCGCGTTGTCATCGATTTTTTtttcacgtgtgtgtgtgagtgagtgtgggtgtggatgtgtgggtgtgggtgcacGACTCATCTAATCACAAAGAAGGGAAAACAGAAACCGAGGGACCTGCTTCGAACGCGTCATTACTGCGCGTGCTTGCACCACCGTATAGTCTTTGTAGTGGCGTAGAAGAGGCGTTGCGTACGGACACAGACGCAGGTGATTCCACGTCTCCATTCGACCTGCTGATCCTGCGTGAGGCGCGTAGTGTCTGCAGGCATATCTAGGTATCGACCAAAATGTTCGGGTGGTGACCACGTCAAaccccttctctgcctctcgcgAATCTCTATCGACTTCCTCTTTGCTTTGTTTCCCTGAGCGCCTCCACCCGTGTATGTATCGCGAAGCGGGCAGCCACCACTATAACCGCACACAGAAGCATAGATCACAAGGAGCACGGTTGTTCTCTTTTTCGTCGCTCCTTGCGCTGCTCTGGGGTTTCACAGCCGATGAAAACCAGCGGTGATTTGGCGGAGCTCGCATCGATAGAGTCATCGGCAGTCACGCACAAACACTATCTGGAGTACCCAGCGTCGAAGAAGCTAGCAAGCTCACAAATTGTTAGCAACTATCGCTCGCCATAACGGTGACGAGAACATGAATCCTAACCATGCGCCGCTGTCAGAGGAGAGGGCTGCGAacagggcagcggcgccagaaACCAGCAACCGCACGCAGCGCGAACAGCGGTCACAGCCACGCCTATATGCGCCTCTGTTCTCCCTTCTCAACCCTATCGAAGActcagccgcagccgcgaaTGCCGAGGCCCCGTTGTTAGGGTCCCGCGCGCAGTCAAGGTCGCCACACCTGCCTGCTTCGCAGGAGGAAGGGGCGCACAGAAACCTCAGCGCCTCGTGCGCGTCACGCTGCTGGGCGGCTCTGCGGTCTCTATGCCACGCCATTCGCGTTGACTGCGCTCGCGAAGTGCCGCCGGCTGCCGAGCCACGTCGGTTTCCGCCACTCGATCGCTCCAAGATGACTCGCTACGAGTCAGTGGACACCTACGAGGCTGACAGCATGCTATACAAGGACCACCTTGAGACTCGTAGCCATGAGCCGCGCTGGTTTATGTGGGTCTTCGTGGTGGTGCTTGGCGTTGTGACAAGCGCGCTGTCGGTTGGCATGATGACCCTACTGCACGTGCTCAACTCAGTGCGCTACGAACTTTTCGGCTTTGGTCTGCGCGGCTTCACCTTCGCAGACGCGCAGCGGTACCCCAACGTCAGTGAAGCCTCCCCGGCCCACGTGACGGGCAGTGGCGGACGCGGCACGGCCCGCACCACGTCCTCCCTTGATGTGTGGGCGATGCTGAGGGGCTACAGTGTGGGCCTATACGGAATTGCATCACCACGGTGGTACTGGTCTGGTTATCTCTTATGGGTAGCCTTCGCTGTTTGCACCTCCGCAATCGCCAGTGGAATGTGTTACCTTGTTCCGCAGAGCGTCGGCTCCGGTATTCCGGAGGTGCGCGCCTTTCTGAACGGCGTATCATACCCGATGATGCGCAGCACCCGCGTGCTTGTGGCAAAgaccgtcgctgtcgtcttcACTGTAGCCAGTGGAGTGTGCACGGACCACTACAGCCACCTCATGCTCGCTGGCGCGATGCTTGGGTCGCAGCTGCTACAGCGACGACACGGCATTCGGTGCTACCACGTGCACTTTGTCGACTACTTCCGAAACCCGCGCGATCACCGCACCGTTCTCGTCATtggggctgctgccggtatcgccgctgccttctGCGTGTCCGTTGGCGGGCTCCTCGTAATTCTCGAACTCGTGTCGGCCGTGTTCCCGGTGCGCTTCGCTCTCTACGTCTTTGCGGCGTGTCTGCTGTCGACCTTGTCGACGCAGATGTACTGGTCCTACTGTATGAACTTCGATTCGCCCTACCGGCTGCACGggggcctgctgctgcgtgaggTGGTGTTGTTCCGCTCCCACCTCCCCTTTGGCCAGCACGCCGCAATGAACCTGATGGCATATATCCCTGCCTTTGTCATCggcctctgcagcggcgcgtgcgctgtgGGCTTTGTACGCCTGAGCTGGGTTGCGCTCTACTGCAGGCGGCTTCTggaggtgcggctgcgcaccaAGGTAATCCGGTACGTGCTGCCGATCTTATTCACGCTTGTGTACGTGAGCGTGCACTACTGGGTTGCCGTGGCGTTCTCGGCAGAGTCGGGGCCCGGTGACACGATGCCCTCTGCCGTTGGTGCGGACAGCAACGCGCAAAGGAGTGGCAGCGCTGACCCACTtgcgtcgtcctcctcaaGTGACGGAGCAGACGTGGGCCCGCCGGCGGTGTGCCGCCCTGTGCCGTACACCGTTCGCAGCGGCCGAAACGTGACGACCATCGGCTTCTATGGCATGAATGGCTTCCTGTGCCCGGCGGGAAGCTACCGCGTTGTTGACGCTGTCGATATCTACAACGCTGCAGAACACAGTAATAGGGTGTCGAGTGTCACGaagacgctgccgcggcggcagcagacggTGCGGGTAGTTGATGCTTACGCTTCCTTGGCCTTTTCGTACGCTGACTCGACGCTGCAGACACTGCTGAGTCAGCGAACGGAGTACTTGCTGCCGTGGCCCGCCCTCCTCACGTTTTCCGTGATCTACTTtttcgcctccgccgtctaCTCCGGCCTTGCCCTTTGCGGGGACATCATACTACCGTCTTTGGTGATTGGCGCGGCGATCGGCCGCTGCATTGGAGCGGCGGTGCACTCGGTAGCAGTTGCGCACAGCAAGGATGCGGCCACGTGGGCAGACCCTGGTGTGTTTGCGCTCTTTGGCGCCGGCAGTTTTGTGAGCGCCACATCGGGCCTCAGCTTCAGTATTGGGGCTATCCTCATCGAGTGCACGGCTGACTTCCGCCATCTGTTACCACTCATGTTTTCGATCGCCGTGGCCCgacgtgtgctgctgcggtggggCCGGGACGTGCACACAGTGTATCTTGAGGCCCGTGCGGTCCCTCTGCTTAATGCGGAGCCGTACTTGGAGCGGTACAGCCTTCTGAGCGCGCGGCATGTGATGCATTCTCCGGTGGTCACCCTCCCTGTTGTCTGCACCCTCGATGACGTTGTGCGCACGCtgtgcagcacgccgcaCCACGGCTTTCCCGTCGTTTCCATCAACGGCAGGACCTTCAAGGGGATCGTCACGCGAGCGCAGCTGAAGCTACTGCTGTGGCACATCATCATGACCGATGGGCGCAC
The DNA window shown above is from Leishmania major strain Friedlin complete genome, chromosome 33 and carries:
- a CDS encoding putative chloride channel protein, producing the protein MTRYESVDTYEADSMLYKDHLETRSHEPRWFMWVFVVVLGVVTSALSVGMMTLLHVLNSVRYELFGFGLRGFTFADAQRYPNVSEASPAHVTGSGGRGTARTTSSLDVWAMLRGYSVGLYGIASPRWYWSGYLLWVAFAVCTSAIASGMCYLVPQSVGSGIPEVRAFLNGVSYPMMRSTRVLVAKTVAVVFTVASGVCTDHYSHLMLAGAMLGSQLLQRRHGIRCYHVHFVDYFRNPRDHRTVLVIGAAAGIAAAFCVSVGGLLVILELVSAVFPVRFALYVFAACLLSTLSTQMYWSYCMNFDSPYRLHGGLLLREVVLFRSHLPFGQHAAMNLMAYIPAFVIGLCSGACAVGFVRLSWVALYCRRLLEVRLRTKVIRYVLPILFTLVYVSVHYWVAVAFSAESGPGDTMPSAVGADSNAQRSGSADPLASSSSSDGADVGPPAVCRPVPYTVRSGRNVTTIGFYGMNGFLCPAGSYRVVDAVDIYNAAEHSNRVSSVTKTLPRRQQTVRVVDAYASLAFSYADSTLQTLLSQRTEYLLPWPALLTFSVIYFFASAVYSGLALCGDIILPSLVIGAAIGRCIGAAVHSVAVAHSKDAATWADPGVFALFGAGSFVSATSGLSFSIGAILIECTADFRHLLPLMFSIAVARRVLLRWGRDVHTVYLEARAVPLLNAEPYLERYSLLSARHVMHSPVVTLPVVCTLDDVVRTLCSTPHHGFPVVSINGRTFKGIVTRAQLKLLLWHIIMTDGRTNHCTYDVMQRVEDHVFHSGWEGVDPTQLLRRERLPTDQISLYPYVDTSAFTVLDTAALPRTYEMFTTLGLRHLVVVDRSNCAVGMITRKDLVSDNLSAVLESQGAPAPANGVPPSVVLAAALACLRKPFHPTPAQVAEVAQQSSTRNLDVSSPLRRHHYGQDRESEPSSHAPPPLHSREASFAQVVRRVSLLRVPSPFPPSTGN